The proteins below come from a single Aegilops tauschii subsp. strangulata cultivar AL8/78 chromosome 6, Aet v6.0, whole genome shotgun sequence genomic window:
- the LOC109771911 gene encoding probable serine/threonine-protein kinase PIX13, which yields MGNCFGSEETDVEAVKAVAHHAHARAAMARPGMVAPQPNAPAAKSSPGQARKSPSAPTTSGSGSGSGRPVAGGATNGGSEASPSREGRILEAPNLRIFTFAELKAATRNFKSDTLLGEGGFGRVHKGWVDEKTMSPARSGAGMPVAVKKLNPESLQGVQEWQSEVNFLGRLIHPNLVRLLGYCWEDKELLLVYEYMAKGNLEDHLFRSEPRKGAGAFQPLSWSLRLRVAIDAARGLAFLHSSEKHVIYRDFKASNILLDTQFHAKLSDFGLAKDGPAGGSSHVTTRVMGTYGYAAPEYVATGHLYVKSDVYGFGVVLLEVLTGLRALDTDRPSGQHNLVDWAKPHLADRRKLARLMDPRLEGQYSSRGAQRAAQLTLRCLAAEHTNRPSMKEVVAVLQEVESMSRGGFVGSASPRPNNARSGHGYGQSPRPGYMSERASPAGSHGSQHPSPRVR from the exons ATGGGTAACTGCTTCGGCTCCGAAGAGACCGACGTGGAGGCTGTCAAGGCAGTGGCGCATCATGCTCATGCCAGAG CAGCGATGGCGAGGCCCGGCATGGTCGCGCCCCAGCCCAATGCACCCGCAGCAAAGAGCTCCCCGGGGCAGGCTCGGAAGTCGCCGAGCGCGCCCACGACCTCCGGCAGCGGCAGCGGGAGCGGCCGTCCGGTGGCTGGAGGCGCCACGAATGGCGGCAGCGAGGCCAGCCCCAGCCGGGAGGGGAGGATCCTGGAGGCGCCCAACCTCCGGATCTTCACGTTCGCGGAGCTCAAGGCCGCCACGCGGAACTTCAAGTCGGACACCCTTCTCGGCGAGGGCGGGTTCGGGCGGGTGCACAAGGGGTGGGTCGACGAGAAGACCATGAGCCCGGCCAGGAGCGGCGCCGGCATGCCCGTCGCCGTCAAGAAGCTCAACCCCGAGAGCCTGCAGGGCGTCCAAGAATGGCAG TCGGAGGTGAATTTCCTGGGAAGGCTCATCCATCCCAACCTGGTGAGGCTGCTGGGGTACTGCTGGGAGGACAAGGAGCTCCTGCTCGTGTACGAGTACATGGCCAAAGGCAACCTCGAGGATCACCTCTTCAGAAGCGAGCCACGGA AAGGCGCGGGCGCGTTCCAGCCGCTGTCGTGGAGCCTCCGGCTGCGCGTGGCGATCGACGCGGCGCGCGGCCTCGCCTTCCTGCACTCCTCGGAGAAGCACGTCATCTACCGGGACTTCAAGGCCTCCAACATCCTCCTCGACACG CAATTCCACGCGAAGCTCTCGGACTTCGGGCTGGCCAAGGACGGGCCGGCGGGCGGCAGCAGCCACGTGACGACCCGGGTGATGGGCACCTACGGCTACGCGGCGCCGGAGTACGTGGCGACGGGGCACCTGTACGTGAAGAGCGACGTGTACGGCTTCGGCGTGGTGCTGCTGGAGGTGCTGACGGGCCTGCGCGCGCTGGACACGGACCGGCCCAGCGGCCAGCACAACCTGGTGGACTGGGCCAAGCCGCACCTGGCGGACCGCCGGAAGCTGGCGCGCCTCATGGACCCGCGCCTCGAGGGCCAGTACTCGTCCAGGGGCGCGCAGCGGGCGGCGCAGCTCACGCTGCGTTGCCTTGCCGCCGAGCACACCAACCGGCCGTCCATGAAGGAGGTCGTCGCCGTGCTCCAGGAGGTCGAGTCCATGTCCAGGGGCGGCTTCGTCGGCTCGGCGTCCCCGCGACCAAACAACGCGCGGAGCGGTCACGGTTACGGCCAGTCGCCACGGCCAGGGTACATGTCGGAACGGGCTAGCCCGGCCGGCAGCCACGGCAGCCAGCACCCGTCTCCTCGAGTGAGGTAG